TATTACCGCCACTATATATCATTTATATGACGTTTAGAATGAACAAAGTTGCTCGTGAAAAGTTGAGCTATCACTCTCCGTACGTTCTTATACTGGGTGCAAAGTTATTTGGAGATAGACCGTCTTTATCTCTTCAAAATCGTTTGGATGTAGCGTTGGAGTATTTATTTTCCCATCCTGAATCGAAAGTAATTGTTTCAGGTGGTCAAGGAGAAGATGAAGATATACCGGAAGCTCACAGCATGAGAAACTATTTAATGGTACACGGTATAGATGAGAGTCGTATTTTAATAGAAGATCAATCTACAAATACGTATGAAAACTTAAAGTTTAGTATGGATTTATATAATGTGAAACATGCAGTAGTTGTAAGTAATACGTATCATTTATATCGAACGAAAATAATTGCAAAGCGTTTAGGCATGAAGATGGAGGCACTAGCTGCTGAAACACCAATTCGTTCTAAGAGAAAAATGTATGTTCGCGAATATGCTGCTATTATGAAAACAATATTGTTCGACCGTTAGAGCTCAAATGTGAGCTCTTTTTTAATTTAAAAGCGTATCATTTGAAATGAATGCCATATTCCATCAAAATAAAGGAAACAACAGTAAAGGAGTTGTATTTGTGATTCAATTTAATCATGTGTCAAAATCGTATGAAGATGGCACGAAAGCAGTGGATTCATTGCATTTAGAAATTAAAAAGGGAGAATTTTTTGTTCTTATCGGTCCGAGTGGTTGCGGGAAAACAACGACAATGAAGATGATTAATCGTTTAATCGAAACGACTGAAGGATCGATTTTAATCGATGGAAAAGATATTCAACAATATAATATAAACGAATTACGTTGGGATATAGGATACGTGTTGCAACAGATTGCTTTGTTTCCTCATATGACAATCGCTGAAAATATTGCAGTTGTTCCTGAAATGAGGCAATGGAGCAAAAAGGAAATAAAAGCACGCGTCGATGACTTGTTACATATGGTTGGATTAGATCCGGATATATATCGAGATCGTATGCCTGATGAATTGTCAGGAGGACAAAAACAACGTGTCGGTGTCGTGCGAGCATTAGCCGCAAACCCGAAAATCGTTCTTATGGATGAACCATTTAGTGCGTTAGATCCATTAAGTAGGGAACAGCTTCAGAAGGATATTGTACAGTTGCAAAAAAAGATTCAAAAAACAATCGTGTTCGTAACACATGATATGCAAGAAGCATTATCACTTGGAGATCGCATTTGTATTATGAAAGAAGGAAAAGTTGTTCAACTAGATACACCAGAAGGAATTATACATAATCCGAAAAATGAATTTGTAGAGGAGTTCATTGGAAATCATGGGCGAACTTGGTATGAGGGGAAAAGTGTAGCAGATGTATTGCCACTTGATCAAAGTGTGCAATTAGAAGGGCAGGCGCTATCATTACATTCTTCCTTACAAGAAGCACTAGTTCGTGTGCGTGATGAAGAGGTCGTTCCAGTTGAAGAAAACGGTCAATATATTGGAGCGTTAACAAGTCGTCATATTGTCAATTACATTGTTGAACAAATGAAGGAAAGAGGCTAAACAGTGACTAATTTTATACAAACGTTCCAAGAACGAAAAATAGAATTACTAACTGCATTAAGTGAGCATTTACAAATATCGCTTATTTCATTATTTTTTGCAGTAATTATAGCAGTGCCACTTGGCATCTTATTAACAAGAAAAGAACGAATGGCTGAATTTATAATAGGAACTTCTGCAGTAATGCAGACAGTGCCATCACTTGCATTGCTTGGACTCTTAATTCCGTTAGTAGGAATCGGAAAACTTCCAGCGATTATCGCATTAGTTGTGTATGCACTATTACCTATTTTACGAAATACATATACAGGAATAAGGGAATTAGATGAATCTCTAATAGAAGCCGCGAAAGCTATGGGGATGAATAGCTGGAGAAGATTGTGGAAGGTAGAACTTCCTCTTGCATTGCCAATTATTATGGCCGGTATTCGTACAGCGATGGTATTAATTGTTGGAACGGCTACATTAGCAGCTCTCATTGGTGCTGGTGGGCTCGGTAAGCTTATATTATTAGGTATAGATCGAAATGATCATGCACTTATCATTTTAGGGGCCGTACCAGCCGCGTTACTCGCTTTATTCTTTGATATAGTACTTCGCATACTTGAACGACCGAAACGCTCTTCTAAGCGTGTTATATTGATGATATGTATTGTTTGTATAATGATTG
This genomic interval from Bacillus thuringiensis contains the following:
- a CDS encoding YdcF family protein, with protein sequence MNKWIFLIILLLPPLYIIYMTFRMNKVAREKLSYHSPYVLILGAKLFGDRPSLSLQNRLDVALEYLFSHPESKVIVSGGQGEDEDIPEAHSMRNYLMVHGIDESRILIEDQSTNTYENLKFSMDLYNVKHAVVVSNTYHLYRTKIIAKRLGMKMEALAAETPIRSKRKMYVREYAAIMKTILFDR
- a CDS encoding ABC transporter ATP-binding protein encodes the protein MIQFNHVSKSYEDGTKAVDSLHLEIKKGEFFVLIGPSGCGKTTTMKMINRLIETTEGSILIDGKDIQQYNINELRWDIGYVLQQIALFPHMTIAENIAVVPEMRQWSKKEIKARVDDLLHMVGLDPDIYRDRMPDELSGGQKQRVGVVRALAANPKIVLMDEPFSALDPLSREQLQKDIVQLQKKIQKTIVFVTHDMQEALSLGDRICIMKEGKVVQLDTPEGIIHNPKNEFVEEFIGNHGRTWYEGKSVADVLPLDQSVQLEGQALSLHSSLQEALVRVRDEEVVPVEENGQYIGALTSRHIVNYIVEQMKERG